A single Thermosynechococcus vestitus BP-1 DNA region contains:
- a CDS encoding DUF362 domain-containing protein, with product MPSVSLLRATSYDLDPLSGSLEELLAPLGGMAAIVKPGDRVLLKPNLLTGARPKQECVTRPELVYCVAKMVQAAGGKPFLGDGPAFGSALGVARSNGYLPYIQALNLPVIEFHGDRYATDNPEFAHLRLSKEAMAADVVINLPKVKSHVQLTLTLGVKNLFGCVPGKMKAWWHMEAGKDADRFGRMLVETARAIAPDLTIMDGIIGHEGNGPSGGTPRPLHVLGASRDVFALDRAFVAILNVDPERIPTQRAATALGYNYELSEIEFPLAQPHELTIRDWQLPQQMMPIDFGAPRVLKSTFKHLYIRWIKEPLTAYSQKA from the coding sequence ATGCCAAGTGTAAGCTTACTGCGGGCAACCTCCTATGACCTTGACCCTCTCAGTGGCTCTCTTGAAGAACTCCTGGCGCCCTTGGGGGGAATGGCGGCAATTGTTAAACCGGGCGATCGCGTGCTCCTCAAGCCCAATTTACTCACGGGGGCACGGCCAAAGCAGGAATGCGTGACCCGTCCTGAACTGGTCTATTGCGTTGCCAAAATGGTACAAGCCGCCGGTGGCAAACCCTTTCTTGGGGATGGACCTGCCTTTGGCTCCGCATTGGGGGTTGCCCGCAGCAATGGATACCTGCCCTATATTCAGGCATTAAATTTACCCGTCATTGAATTCCATGGCGATCGCTATGCCACAGATAATCCCGAATTTGCCCACCTGCGCCTGAGTAAAGAAGCAATGGCCGCCGATGTGGTCATTAACCTCCCCAAAGTCAAATCCCACGTGCAACTGACCCTCACCCTCGGGGTGAAGAATCTCTTTGGCTGTGTCCCCGGCAAAATGAAGGCATGGTGGCACATGGAAGCAGGTAAGGATGCCGATCGCTTTGGCCGCATGCTTGTGGAAACCGCACGGGCGATCGCCCCCGACCTCACAATTATGGATGGCATTATTGGCCATGAAGGCAACGGCCCCAGTGGTGGCACGCCGCGACCCCTGCATGTTTTGGGTGCCAGTCGCGATGTTTTTGCCCTCGATCGCGCCTTTGTGGCTATCTTGAATGTTGACCCTGAGCGCATTCCCACCCAACGCGCTGCCACCGCCCTCGGCTACAACTATGAGCTGAGTGAGATTGAGTTCCCCTTGGCACAGCCCCATGAACTAACAATTCGCGATTGGCAACTGCCGCAGCAAATGATGCCCATTGACTTTGGCGCCCCCCGCGTCCTCAAATCCACATTCAAACATCTCTACATTCGCTGGATCAAAGAGCCCCTAACTGCCTATAGCCAAAAGGCCTAA